One Amaranthus tricolor cultivar Red isolate AtriRed21 chromosome 10, ASM2621246v1, whole genome shotgun sequence genomic window carries:
- the LOC130825889 gene encoding probable disease resistance protein At4g27220: protein MSLDQARNRVHSIISNLKASCLLLSSTNRECVKMHDVFRDLAILIATSNDYSFMVKASSGLKEWPSNLKLQYVMRMSLTNNDFSMFEGAGEYPELILLLLQNNPSLKSISDEFFAGMKALQVLDLSNIPCLEKLPSSLSSLTNLRTLCLDDNNLKDGSVLGDLTSIEILSMRKSSFSRFPEEIRRLTNLRLLDLTDSQVGEIPSKVFSSLSHLEELYMGGSYNDWKLEKSNSSRKATLTEVLSLERLNILHIDIGYHGCLTEEIIHRQSRLKKFYIHIGERLHSPTTYPTSMCLNIPGLFGVCNPFKNWLKSFLNTAEHLSIASWKDRSCLEEFPIDCLQSLKSLHFQQCHTDICFSTALLDRFQALQELQICSCHNLDTVFLSFDDHSPKNVLPRLTNLHIHDAPNLTSLWRGVAPSTGFQTLKYIKIENCIQIKILFPLSVAKILNHLQYLELSHCDVMEAIISANEAHEIQLETQSKRQTLTDTELMLRNLHADDLFPQLQTLKLKHMKNIRCVTQPKFFLDFPNMQQLIVLSCPFLELPLGNNSLQKLIQIKAEEKWFEELEFEDRQTKISLQLKFTGISTGVQSASEN from the exons ATGAGTCTAGATCAGGCCAGGAACAGGGTTCATTCTATAATAAGTAACCTTAAAGCTTCTTGTCTTTTGCTAAGTAGTACTAATAGGGAGTGTGTAAAAATGCATGATGTGTTCCGTGACTTGGCCATATTGATAGCTACCAGTAACGATTATAGTTTCATGGTAAAGGCAAGCTCGGGATTAAAGGAGTGGCCAAGCAACTTAAAGTTGCAGTATGTTATGAGAATGTCGTTGACAAATAACGACTTTAGTATGTTCGAAGGAGCAGGAGAATACCCAGAGCTCATACTATTGTTGCTGCAAAATAACCCGTCATTGAAGAGTATCTCAGATGAGTTCTTTGCAGGGATGAAAGCACTCCAAGTACTTGATCTCAGTAATATACCATGCCTAGAAAAATTACCGTCCTCACTATCTTCGCTCACAAACTTAAGGACTCTGTGTTTGGATGATAATAATCTTAAAGACGGATCTGTACTTGGGGATCTGACTTCGATCGAAATTCTTAGCATGAGGAAGTCTTCATTTTCCAGGTTCCCAGAAGAGATTCGGAGATTAACTAATCTTCGTTTACTTGATTTGACTGACTCCCAAGTTGGTGAAATACCGTCCAAGGTGTTTTCAAGCCTCTCGCATTTGGAGGAGCTGTATATGGGAGGAAGCTACAATGATTGGAAGCTAGAGAAATCAAATAGCAGCCGTAAAGCTACTCTAACGGAGGTTCTTTCTCTGGAGCGATTAAATATCCTACATATTGATATCGGCTATCATGGTTGTCTAACCGAAGAGATTATCCATCGACAATCAAGACTGAAGAAGTTTTACATACACATAGGCGAAAGATTACACTCCCCAACTACTTATCCCACAAGCATGTGCTTAAATATACCAGGTTTGTTTGGAGTATGCAACCCTTTCAAGAACTGGCTGAAGAGCTTCCTAAACACAGCCGAGCACTTGTCTATAGCGAGCTGGAAAGATCGGTCATGTCTTGAAGAATTCCCGATTGATTGTTTGCAGTCGCTCAAGAGCCTCCATTTTCAACAATGTCATACTGACATCTGTTTTTCGACAGCACTTTTAGACAGATTTCAAGCTTTGCAAGAGCTCCAAATATGCTCGTGCCACAATTTGGACACGGTCTTTCTCTCTTTCGATGATCATTCCCCAAAGAATGTGCTTCCTAGACTCACAAACTTACATATCCACGATGCACCTAATTTAACTTCTTTATGGAGAGGCGTTGCGCCATCTACAGGCTTCCAAACGTTGAAgtatataaaaattgaaaattgtattCAGATCAAGATTCTATTCCCTTTATCTGTCGCGAAAATTCTTAATCACTTGCAATACTTAGAGTTATCACATTGTGATGTTATGGAAGCAATAATCAGTGCAAATGAAGCTCATGAGATTCAATTGGAAACACAGTCAAAACGACAGACTTTAACCGACACAGAGTTAATGTTAAGGAATTTACACGCCGATGATTTATTCCCTCAGCTGCAGACATTAAAACTAAAGCATATGAAGAACATCAGATGTGTTACTCAACCTAAGTTTTTTCTAGACTTTCCTAATATGCAACAGCTTATAGTGCTATCGTGTCCATTTCTCGAGCTTCCCCTAGGGAACAACAGCTTGCAGAAACTGATTCAGATTAAAGCAGAAGAAAAATGGTTTGAAGAGCTAGAATTTGAAGACAGACAAACAAAGATATCACTACAACTTAAATTTACAG GTATAAGCACAGGAGTTCAATCCGCGTCTGAAAACTAG